The Fluviispira sanaruensis sequence AATAAATTCATTTACTGTATCATTTTTATGAACTAAAATATTATTTATTCTTTGATATATACAAATTTCATCTGATTGAAACAGTTCTTCATGAGATTGGATTTTTTTATACAAAGATGAGTGATTATATAAAACTACATTTTTTATCGCCCTGTCAGCTTGCAGGCAGCTTGGTATTGTAAAACTGAGTTCAACTTCATTTTGCAAAGCGTTAGCAATGAAATTCACTTTGCCGTTGTGATTCTCTACAATTTGCTTGACAATAGCTAAGCCTAGGCCCGTTCCAGAATTCTTTCCTTTCGAATAGAATTTATCAAAGACTTTATCTGAATCATCATGAACACTGGATGTATTGCTATTGATTATGCTAAATTCTATAAATCTTTTATTATCGATAATGAATTCTTCAGTGGATATTTTTAAAGAACCCGTTTTATTCATTGCTTTGATTGCATTGTCAAATATATTGTTCAATACTCGGAGTATTTTGAAATCGTCAGCTTTAATAGAAAATTTGTGTTTTAAATCCCAGCTAATAGAAATTGATGTGTTATTAATACGCGAGAAGATTTGTGCTAGAGATTTGTCAAGAAGAAGTACGGGAGAATGTGAATTGATTTCACATTTTATATCTTCACCAAAATACATGATATCTTTAAAAATATTTTGAATGTATTCGAGTGAAGAGTGTATTTCTTGTTTACCTATTTTGATTAATTTATTTTGCTCATCTTTATTTTTAATTTTATCTATAGAAGTTAAGAGTGATAGTATAAGTGTATAAGGTTTATTCACATCATGGATAATCATTTTGATGGTATCGACCATGGATTTAAAATGGGACATTTTTTCAATTTCATTTTCCCGTTCCTTTATTGTATTTAAAGCTGTTAAAATATTTTCATTATATTGGCATAGACAGCTGTATAAATTATTGATCTCAATAAATTCAGAGATTTTTGTGTCATATAAATCCCCATTTTTAATGTTATCTTCTATATTAAAAATGGGATCTGTGATTTTTTTATAGGTCTGTATATTTCTTTTTTTCTTGTAAAAATAAATAATAAATGATAGAACTGTGCATAAAAAATATGATGAAAAAATAAGAAATATGTCAAGCTTTTTCCCTAAAATTAACTCGCCAATTTCTCTTTTATTTGAGTGAAGTTGGAAATGATATAAAAAGATAAAATTGGTACTTATGCTATACTCGTCGGATATTTTGACTAAAGTATTATCCCTAGAGTGATTTGGCTCTAGCGAAAAAACTTCATGTTTTTCTTTGCTCAGGTCATTTTGTGATATTATTTTAATATAGTCAAAATTATTGCCCATTTTAAGAGAGTTGAGTGTATTATCTATATAAAAAGTATTGCCTATCACAAGCGAGTTTGTCAGTCCAAAGGAAAGTGAATTGGCGATATCTTGTGATTTTACAATATATGCACTCCAAAAAAATACTGCCCATAATGATGTAATGAAAAGCAATATGGCAGCAAAAGCACGCTTGGCCTCTGCTTTGCTTTTTTTCAGAATATAATTTTTAAGCTTTTTTTCTTGCATAAAAAATCTAAGTCTTCATCACAATATTTGAAAAATGAAGAATATATTGTTCCATTTGCTCTGGAGATATTTCTTGAATTTTTTGCGAGTTATAAGTGATATTCTCTTTAAAGCAGAAAATTGGAATAGCAACAGTACTGTCTGAAATATTTTCAGAAATTTCCTTCAATCTTTGACTTAACTCTTCAGTGTTCTTTGAACGTTGGGTTTTACAGTATAATTTGTCAAAATGAAAATCACTTGGATATTGATAAGTTTGAGCACTTTGATTACAAAAGTAACTAAAACTCATAATTGGATTGTCGTTATCCGCAACCTGAGAACACAAACGAAATGGAGAATCTGTGAAATCATCATAGAAAACATGCCAAAGTTTATCAGACTCAACAAACTCTACTTTAAGTCCTATTTCTTGCAATTGTCTTTGTATAGTTAGCTTGTAATTATTACCCAAATAGGAATCTGCTGATATCGGAATTTTATAGGTTTTATTTCTCTCAGTTGTATCCAAACACATAGCTAAGAGTTTTTTTCCTTTTGCAATATTTTGGCTCACTTTGTTTTCGCTTCTACCAATGCTATTTGGGAGAAGAAT is a genomic window containing:
- a CDS encoding hybrid sensor histidine kinase/response regulator; the protein is MQEKKLKNYILKKSKAEAKRAFAAILLFITSLWAVFFWSAYIVKSQDIANSLSFGLTNSLVIGNTFYIDNTLNSLKMGNNFDYIKIISQNDLSKEKHEVFSLEPNHSRDNTLVKISDEYSISTNFIFLYHFQLHSNKREIGELILGKKLDIFLIFSSYFLCTVLSFIIYFYKKKRNIQTYKKITDPIFNIEDNIKNGDLYDTKISEFIEINNLYSCLCQYNENILTALNTIKERENEIEKMSHFKSMVDTIKMIIHDVNKPYTLILSLLTSIDKIKNKDEQNKLIKIGKQEIHSSLEYIQNIFKDIMYFGEDIKCEINSHSPVLLLDKSLAQIFSRINNTSISISWDLKHKFSIKADDFKILRVLNNIFDNAIKAMNKTGSLKISTEEFIIDNKRFIEFSIINSNTSSVHDDSDKVFDKFYSKGKNSGTGLGLAIVKQIVENHNGKVNFIANALQNEVELSFTIPSCLQADRAIKNVVLYNHSSLYKKIQSHEELFQSDEICIYQRINNILVHKNDTVNEFIILHIDDDKSYLNYIEILCQELLNNIKITVISKQDPFEGLKYFYLHTVHLVLCDIDLNHSKIDGYDIAKKIRKTNAVVKIYLHSNRIGDDILKQSFESGADSYLAKPMESIHILKIVLNHLERNEKSILANKAKPIVIVIDDDEFYLDCWKYALHDSECYTFIDPGTAFEFLINNLEKVELIIADYFFCGDKKNIVEHKFVEACRDIGFHKSIILCSSLNMFVENEVAIFDGVLDKIPISYSEIKEKFPHKFN